The Lycium ferocissimum isolate CSIRO_LF1 chromosome 10, AGI_CSIRO_Lferr_CH_V1, whole genome shotgun sequence genome window below encodes:
- the LOC132032545 gene encoding uncharacterized protein LOC132032545, which yields MGRFAIVPFMGFVLFCLLAVVTEAEYMKYKDPKQKLGVRIKDLMKRMTLEEKIGQMTQIERKVASADVMKKYFIGSLLSGGGSVPRQNATAEDWVNMVNEFQKGALATRLGIPMIYGIDAVHGHNNVYKATIFPHNVGLGVTRDPDLVKRIGAATALEVRATGIQYAFSPCIAVCRNPRWGRCYESYSEDLNIVRSMTEIIPGLQGDVPANMSKGVPYVGGKTKVAGCAKHFVADGGTVNGIDENNTVVDSKGLFSIHMPAYYDSVIKGVATVMASYSSLNGERMHANTHLLTGFLKKRLNFRGFVISDWEGINRITNPPNANYTYSVEASVMAGVDMIMVPENYTDFIGNLTYLVEKNAVPMSRIDDAVKRILRVKFVMGLFEDPMADLSLAKHLGSQEHRELAREAVRKSLVLLKNGKKPDQPLLPLPKKAPKILVAGKHADNLGYQCGGWTIEWQGVPHNNLTIGTTILTAIKNTVDPSTKVVYNENPDTSFVESNKFDYAIVVVGEPTYAEMFGDSSNLTILDPGPSIIQDVCGAVKCVVVVISGRPVVMEPYVEKMDALVAAWLPGTEGQGVADALFGDYGFTGKLARTWFKRVDQLPMNVGDPHYDPLFPFGFGLTTQPAVKAN from the exons atggggaGATTTGCAATAGTACCCTTTATGGGATTTGTGCTATTTTGTCTCTTGGCTGTGGTTACAGAGGCAGAGTACATGAAATATAAGGATCCAAAACAAAAATTGGGTGTTAGAATTAAAGATTTGATGAAAAGAATGACTCTTGAAGAGAAGATTGGTCAAATGACACAAATTGAGAGGAAAGTTGCCTCTGCTGATGTTATGAAGAAGTACTTCATTG GGAGTTTATTGAGCGGTGGAGGGAGTGTACCACGACAGAATGCCACAGCTGAGGATTGGGTGAATATGGTAAACGAGTTTCAAAAGGGTGCTCTTGCGACTCGCCTTGGTATTCCCATGATTTACGGAATTGATGCAGTTCATGGCCACAATAATGTCTACAAAGCTACCATATTTCCTCACAATGTGGGGCTTGGTGTCACCAG GGATCCTGATCTTGTAAAGCGGATCGGGGCTGCAACTGCACTTGAAGTCAGAGCCACCGGAATACAATATGCTTTTTCTCCATGCATTGCA GTATGTAGAAACCCAAGGTGGGGTCGTTGTTATGAAAGCTACAGCGAAGATCTTAATATTGTGCGCAGCATGACAGAGATCATTCCTGGTTTACAAGGCGATGTACCGGCTAACATGAGCAAGGGTGTTCCCTATGTTGGTGGAAA GACAAAGGTTGCAGGTTGTGCTAAGCACTTTGTGGCAGATGGTGGCACAGTGAACGGAATCGATGAAAATAACACAGTAGTCGATTCAAAAGGATTATTTAGCATCCACATGCCTGCATATTACGATTCAGTCATAAAGGGAGTCGCAACAGTGATGGCATCTTACTCAAGCTTGAATGGTGAAAGGATGCATGCCAACACACATCTACTCACTGGTTTCCTCAAGAAGAGGCTGAACTTCAGG GGCTTTGTCATTTCAGATTGGGAAGGTATTAACCGGATTACTAACCCCCCTAACGCTAATTACACGTATTCAGTTGAAGCAAGTGTTATGGCAGGAGTTGACATG ATTATGGTACCGGAGAATTATACCGATTTTATTGGCAATCTTACTTACCTAGTGGAAAAAAACGCCGTTCCCATGAGCAGAATTGATGATGCCGTGAAGAGGATATTAAGGGTTAAGTTTGTCATGGGACTCTTTGAGGACCCAATGGCTGATCTTAGCTTGGCCAAACATTTGGGTAGCCAG GAACATAGAGAATTGGCAAGGGAAGCAGTAAGGAAATCACTAGTTCTTTTGAAGAATGGCAAGAAACCTGATCAACCGTTACTGCCCCTTCCAAAGAAAGCACCAAAGATACTTGTTGCTGGAAAGCATGCAGACAACTTGGGTTACCAGTGCGGAGGCTGGACGATTGAATGGCAGGGTGTTCCTCACAATAATCTTACAATTG GAACTACCATTTTAACTGCAATCAAGAATACTGTTGATCCTTCAACAAAAGTAGTATACAACGAAAATCCCGACACATCCTTTGTGGAGTCGAACAAATTCGACTATGCTATTGTCGTTGTCGGTGAACCAACATACGCTGAGATGTTCGGTGACAGCTCAAATCTCACAATTCTTGATCCTGGTCCTAGCATCATTCAAGACGTCTGCGGGGCAGTAAAGTGTGTCGTAGTCGTCATATCTGGCCGCCCAGTTGTCATGGAGCCATACGTTGAGAAAATGGATGCACTTGTGGCTGCTTGGCTTCCAGGTACTGAAGGACAAGGTGTTGCTGATGCTCTGTTTGGTGACTATGGATTCACTGGAAAACTCGCGCGCACTTGGTTCAAGAGAGTCGATCAGCTCCCAATGAACGTTGGCGATCCACATTATGATCCTTTGTTCCCCTTCGGATTCGGACTCACAACTCAGCCAGCAGTGAAAgcaaactag